From the Calditrichota bacterium genome, one window contains:
- a CDS encoding MBL fold metallo-hydrolase, translating into MSQLWQREIGGMRITALDFGRFRLDGGAMFGVVPKVLWQRSHPADENNRIEMALRCLLVESDDRRILIDTGFGAGRTAKFQDVYAYRGGDDYLGRGLDAIGLAVEDITDVVLTHLHFDHCGGSTVVRNGERHPALPKATHYIQKRQLDHARSRLERDKASYLAEDYEPLIERGVVQLVDGPWELMPGFDLEICNGHTPALQLPRLRSASETILYGADLIPLHSQFALPWIMAYDLYPVTTLEEKRRLIPQAAQEEWLILFEHDPFHTAGRVRETERGFAFAPE; encoded by the coding sequence TTGAGTCAACTCTGGCAGCGAGAGATTGGGGGGATGAGGATAACAGCGCTCGACTTCGGCCGGTTCAGACTCGACGGTGGTGCGATGTTCGGCGTCGTGCCGAAAGTGCTTTGGCAAAGGTCTCATCCCGCCGACGAGAACAACCGCATCGAAATGGCGTTACGCTGTCTCCTGGTCGAGTCTGATGACCGGCGGATACTCATCGATACCGGCTTCGGAGCGGGACGAACAGCCAAGTTTCAAGACGTCTATGCCTATCGCGGCGGCGACGACTACCTTGGACGCGGTCTCGACGCGATCGGACTTGCGGTCGAGGATATCACCGACGTCGTTCTGACCCATCTCCACTTCGATCATTGCGGTGGTTCAACCGTCGTAAGGAACGGCGAACGGCATCCGGCGCTGCCCAAGGCGACCCATTACATTCAGAAGCGACAACTTGACCATGCCAGATCGCGACTCGAACGCGACAAGGCGAGTTATCTTGCCGAGGACTATGAGCCGCTCATCGAGCGGGGCGTCGTTCAACTTGTTGACGGGCCTTGGGAGCTGATGCCGGGATTCGATCTAGAGATCTGTAACGGCCATACACCAGCTCTGCAGTTGCCGCGACTACGCAGCGCGAGCGAGACAATTCTCTACGGCGCGGATTTGATACCGTTGCACTCCCAATTCGCGCTGCCGTGGATTATGGCTTATGACCTCTATCCGGTTACGACCCTCGAGGAGAAGCGCCGCCTCATACCGCAAGCGGCACAAGAGGAGTGGCTTATTCTCTTCGAACATGACCCCTTCCATACCGCCGGACGGGTGCGGGAAACCGAACGCGGCTTCGCCTTCGCGCCAGAATAG
- a CDS encoding pyridoxal phosphate-dependent aminotransferase produces the protein MRFGVIDLLDWLKEQPEDVIDISRSGVAGPSSLSDLGLDITDLPLGGPNVYGWRPLRELLASRFGVAFEQVAITPGASGGNFGVIAALCGSGDRVVLERPCYRPFPAVIEAVTGQAPIYFERKPSERYRLPSAEVLPAGQMTLAVITNLHNPSGVASEESDITALAEGVAARGGYLLVDEIFRPFLAGQEWLTSARLQDRIIATGSLTKAWGLGGLRIGWVIASREVVWRVQRAFDYAHVVQPFATEYIAWKILNEDARSSQLLAAARRRAAVHLPIIKSSLDSTGLFDYVTPDGGIVIFARLKGGGDAGPLAERLLRTYHVLVQPGHFFGDPTAIRIGFGCDHATLERGLQAIREVCADLVSS, from the coding sequence ATGAGATTTGGCGTCATCGACCTCCTGGATTGGCTGAAGGAACAGCCTGAGGATGTCATCGACATCTCTCGCAGCGGTGTTGCGGGGCCCTCAAGCCTGTCAGATCTGGGGTTGGACATCACCGATCTACCGCTCGGCGGACCAAATGTGTACGGCTGGCGGCCGCTGCGGGAACTATTGGCAAGCCGCTTTGGGGTTGCCTTCGAGCAAGTTGCCATCACGCCAGGCGCTTCCGGCGGCAACTTCGGTGTCATCGCAGCGCTGTGCGGCAGCGGAGATCGGGTGGTGCTCGAGCGTCCCTGCTACCGGCCGTTTCCCGCCGTCATTGAAGCCGTTACCGGCCAGGCGCCGATCTACTTTGAACGTAAGCCGTCGGAACGGTATCGTTTGCCTTCAGCAGAAGTATTGCCAGCCGGGCAGATGACCCTGGCGGTAATCACCAACCTGCACAATCCATCCGGTGTAGCATCAGAAGAATCGGATATTACGGCACTTGCTGAGGGCGTTGCCGCGCGCGGGGGTTACCTCCTGGTCGATGAGATTTTTCGCCCCTTCCTCGCCGGGCAGGAATGGCTAACGTCGGCGCGATTACAGGATCGTATCATTGCCACAGGAAGTCTCACCAAAGCCTGGGGACTGGGGGGACTGCGGATCGGCTGGGTCATTGCGTCGCGCGAGGTTGTCTGGCGAGTGCAAAGAGCGTTCGACTATGCGCATGTCGTGCAGCCTTTTGCGACGGAGTACATTGCTTGGAAAATTCTCAACGAAGACGCACGCTCATCACAACTGCTCGCGGCAGCCCGACGGCGTGCCGCCGTTCACCTTCCGATCATCAAGTCGTCACTCGATTCAACCGGCCTCTTCGACTATGTCACACCTGATGGCGGAATCGTCATTTTTGCACGTCTCAAGGGTGGAGGCGATGCCGGGCCGCTTGCTGAGAGGCTACTTAGGACGTATCACGTACTTGTTCAGCCCGGCCATTTCTTCGGCGATCCGACTGCGATTCGCATCGGGTTTGGCTGCGACCACGCGACGTTGGAACGCGGATTGCAAGCCATAAGGGAAGTTTGCGCCGATCTTGTCTCATCTTGA